One window from the genome of Polyangiaceae bacterium encodes:
- a CDS encoding class II glutamine amidotransferase, translated as MRMFGFIGNRQDLGARILELTPAVLRVEAPKGQPLGWGIGFYQSGEVLLRRRPLDERPVIDLMEVTHGVKSDVLIGHVRMPTIGNLRTENTHPFRYRQWLMAQTGTIAGFDRVRERMLESQPEFLRRNVRGDTDSECFFYLFLSFLHDAGHLDDEWVNPEHVRAALRSAIALVDRLTAEVGEPEKRGDLLLTNGEQLFAVHRGDGMGLRRIEGKAEVEELFGEDRLTSGGIPAIESTRFYVVSSGAPDLPERWERVAEDTILTLSRTEDPEQEPL; from the coding sequence ATGAGGATGTTCGGCTTCATCGGCAATCGCCAGGATCTGGGTGCTCGAATCCTCGAGCTCACACCAGCCGTACTGCGAGTCGAGGCTCCCAAGGGGCAGCCACTTGGCTGGGGTATTGGCTTCTATCAATCGGGAGAGGTGCTACTTCGCCGGCGTCCCCTCGATGAGCGCCCAGTCATCGACTTGATGGAGGTCACTCACGGGGTCAAGAGCGACGTGCTCATTGGGCACGTCCGCATGCCCACGATCGGAAATCTCCGCACGGAAAATACTCACCCGTTCCGCTATCGCCAGTGGCTGATGGCGCAGACAGGGACGATCGCCGGCTTCGATCGTGTGCGTGAGCGAATGCTCGAATCGCAGCCTGAGTTCTTGCGTAGGAACGTGCGTGGCGACACCGATAGCGAGTGCTTCTTCTACCTCTTCTTGTCGTTCCTGCATGACGCTGGTCACTTGGATGACGAGTGGGTGAACCCGGAGCACGTCCGCGCTGCGCTGCGTTCAGCCATCGCGCTGGTCGATCGCCTCACAGCAGAAGTCGGCGAGCCAGAGAAGCGCGGAGATCTGCTTCTGACGAACGGCGAGCAGCTGTTCGCGGTTCACCGGGGCGACGGCATGGGACTTCGCCGCATCGAGGGCAAGGCCGAGGTGGAGGAACTGTTTGGTGAAGACCGCCTCACCTCGGGCGGCATTCCGGCGATCGAGTCGACACGGTTCTACGTCGTCAGCTCAGGCGCCCCCGACCTACCAGAGCGCTGGGAGCGGGTGGCCGAGGACACCATCCTGACCTTGTCGCGCACAGAGGACCCCGAGCAAGAACCGCTGTAG